Sequence from the Polynucleobacter sp. Adler-ghost genome:
AAAGGAAATGGCCGGGATTGATGACCGCCTTATTTCCCGCTTTGATTCGGGGTTAACTGTAGCGATTGAGCCGCCAGAGCTAGAGATGCGAGTTGCTATTTTAATGAAGAAGGCTTTGAGCGAAGGCATCCCCATGAGTGAGGATGTGGCCTTCTTTGTGGCCAAACACCTTAGATCTAACGTACGAGAGTTAGAGGGGGCTTTAAGAAAAATTTTGGCGTTTGTTCGTTTCCACGGCAAAGAGGTCACGATTGAGGTGGCCCGTGTGGCGTTAAAGGACCTCTTATCCATACAAAATCGACAAATTTCTGTCGACAATATACAAAAGGCAGTGGCTGATTTTTACAGCATTAAAGTTGCCGACATGTATTCCAAGAAGCGCCCCGCAAATATTGCTCGCCCCCGGCAAATTGCCATGTTTATGGCAAAAGAGTTAACACAGAAAAGCCTGCCGGAAATTGGTGAATTATTTGGGGGGCGGGACCACACAACCGTTCTGCACGCCGTTCGGAAGATTGGGGAAGAGCGCTCCCACGATGGGCAACTTAACCACGAAATCCACGTTATCGAGCAAACCTTAAAGTCTTAGGTTTTTTGCCTGTGGATAAGGTTGTGGATAGTTCAATGGATAAGTTTGGGGATTGCGTGTGGATAAATTGTGGAAAGATGGCGCTTCATGCAAAAATAGGGTGTTGATAAAAAGTTATCCAAGATTTATGAACGGTTTATACAAAAATTTTCCACAGGTTTTTTGGGTTTTAGTGGGTTGTTTTATATATAGTTTTTGACTTATCCACCGAAATAACAAGCCTTATTACTACTACTAATAAGATATATACAAGGATTTAAAAGCAATGCAACTCGTAAACACTTCAAGGGATAGTTTATTAAAACCACTTCAGGTTGTTAGTGGCATTGTTGAACGTCGACACACTCTACCTATTTTGGCAAATCTGTTGTTTAAAAAACAGGGCGACAAAATTTCTTTTATATCAACAGATATAGAAATCCAAATCACTACGAATGCAAGTTTTGGTGTGGGTGCTGAGGATGTCACCACCACTGTTGCAGCAAGAAAATTGCTTGATATTTTGCGCGCACTCCCCGAGGGGCCAGTGGCGCTAAACCTTAAAGATAACAAGATGGTCGTACAGAGCGGCAAAAGCCGTTTTTCTTTACAGACCTTATCCGCAACAGAGTTCCCGGTAATGCAAAGTGTTGGTGAGGTAACTGCGAGTTGGAGAATGACTCAAAAGAGTTTTCGCCAATTGGTTAGCCAAGTTCATTTCGCTATGGCGCAACAGGATATTCGGTATTACCTAAATGGAATGCTATTGGTTGTTGAGGGTAAGCAGGTAATTGCAGTGGCTACTGATGGCCATCGTTTAGCTTATTCTCAAGTTGAGTTGGCTGAGACTCCGGTGGGCTCTGGGCAAAGGCAGGAAATTATTATTCCTCGTAAAACTATTTTAGAGTGCCAACATCTACTTGAGGATTCGGATGAAATGTTGGAGATGAGTCTCACATCTAATCAAGTGAAATTTAGCTTCGGCGATATCGAATTAATCTCAAAATTGGTGGAAGGTAAATTTCCTGATTTTCAACGGGTAATTCCTAAGGGTCACAAAAACTCACTAGTGGTTGGGCGTGATGTTCTGCAATCTGCACTTCAGCGCGCAGCAATCTTGACAACTGATAAATTTAAGGGCGTACGTTTTTCTTTGTCACCAAATCGAATTACAGTTCAATCAACTAATGCTGAACAAGAAGAGGCGCAAGAAGAGATTGAAACCGAATACAGTGGTGATGTTGT
This genomic interval carries:
- the dnaN gene encoding DNA polymerase III subunit beta, which gives rise to MQLVNTSRDSLLKPLQVVSGIVERRHTLPILANLLFKKQGDKISFISTDIEIQITTNASFGVGAEDVTTTVAARKLLDILRALPEGPVALNLKDNKMVVQSGKSRFSLQTLSATEFPVMQSVGEVTASWRMTQKSFRQLVSQVHFAMAQQDIRYYLNGMLLVVEGKQVIAVATDGHRLAYSQVELAETPVGSGQRQEIIIPRKTILECQHLLEDSDEMLEMSLTSNQVKFSFGDIELISKLVEGKFPDFQRVIPKGHKNSLVVGRDVLQSALQRAAILTTDKFKGVRFSLSPNRITVQSTNAEQEEAQEEIETEYSGDVVEIGFNVSYLLDVLSNLKNEKIQISLGDANSSAVITLPGSEDFKYVVMPMRI